A region from the Medicago truncatula cultivar Jemalong A17 chromosome 6, MtrunA17r5.0-ANR, whole genome shotgun sequence genome encodes:
- the LOC25480558 gene encoding pentatricopeptide repeat-containing protein At3g22470, mitochondrial — MDGYCLVNQVNKAKHVFNIIGKRRVTPDVHSYTIIIKRLCKIKMVDEALSLFNEMRCKGITPDKVTYSSLIDGLCKSERISHAWELLDQMHARGQPADVITYTSFLHALCKNHQVDKAVALVKKIKDQGIQPNINTYNILIDGLCKEGRFENAQVIFQDLLIKGYKVTVWTYNIMINGLCLEGLFDEAMTLLEKMEDNGCTPDVVTYETIIRALFKNDENHKAEKLLREMIARGLLEEKVEIR, encoded by the coding sequence ATGGATGGGTATTGCTTAGTTAATCAAGTAAACAAGGCCAAGCATGTATTCAACATCATAGGAAAAAGGAGAGTGACACCTGATGTTCACAGCTACACTATCATTATTAAGAGATTATGTAAGATTAAAATGGTCGATGAAGCCTTGAGTCTCTTTAATGAAATGCGTTGCAAAGGAATTACTCCCGATAAGGTAACTTACAGTTCTCTCATTGATGGTTTGTGCAAATCAGAGAGAATCTCTCATGCATGGGAGCTTCTTGATCAGATGCATGCTAGAGGTCAACCTGCCGATGTAATCACATACACCTCCTTCTTGCATGCTTTATGTAAAAACCACCAAGTTGACAAGGCAGTTGCATTGGTCAAGAAAATTAAAGACCAAGGCATTCAACCAAATATTAACACGTACAATATACTTATCGATGGACTATGCAAAGAAGGAAGATTTGAGAATGCACAAGTGATTTTTCAGGATCTTTTGATTAAAGGCTATAAGGTAACAGTCTGGACATATAATATTATGATTAATGGTCTTTGTTTGGAGGGATTGTTTGATGAAGCTATGACCCTACTGGAAAAAATGGAAGATAATGGTTGCACTCCTGATGTTGTAACTTATGAAACTATTATTCGCgctctttttaaaaatgatgAGAACCATAAAGCAGAGAAACTTCTACGTGAAATGATTGCTAGAGGTCTGTTAGAAGAGAAAGTAGAGATAAGATGA